In the Magnolia sinica isolate HGM2019 chromosome 15, MsV1, whole genome shotgun sequence genome, one interval contains:
- the LOC131226745 gene encoding uncharacterized protein LOC131226745: protein MAELGRVFKVQRGPVRPVESPSWATFLSIAISHFLQQISRAFSISVMAAAAAAKKTRTACNLSLIRSLLSSKPRFLTTSVHSSALPTPESAPSFSSLDVTNQKTDESIYIMAPPKPKSQESSSSVTMPMSFMTGSIVGKRFYKSASTREADDGNGWSVMLDYRTLKTPSKRPLKLPTLALAQAIAAEWEYQQTDGIRPFTMPIMKLACTALERVPLTRTKIIEHLMKKLHQDLVFCRSPGDSDLTSRVLEQQVEKMDPLLNWVESEFGFKPIVYSSFFGGKQEDGLVSAIESLLKKTNDCELAAIDAIAAAAHSLIISIGIFHGRLQIEEAIELIRLEEDLQVDRWGLVEGGHDVDIADLKVQISSAAVFLGLSRR, encoded by the exons ATGGCCGAGCTCGGGCGTGTTTTTAAGGTCCAGCGCGGCCCAGTCCGGCCCGTTGAAAGCCCTAGTTGGGCCACGTTTCTCTCGATAGCCATTTCTCATTTCCTCCAGCAAATAAGCAGAGCTTTCTCCATCTCTGTcatggctgctgctgctgctgcaaagAAAACCCGAACAGCTTGCAACCTTTCCCTCATCAGATCTCTCCTCTCTTCAAAACCCCGATTTCTCACCACCTCCGTCCATTCCTCTGCTCTCCCAACCCCAGAATCCGCTCCTTCCTTCTCTTCCTTAGATGTTACTAATCAGAAGACCGATGAAAGCATCTACATCATGGCCCCACCCAAACCCAAATCCCAAGAGTCTTCATCATCGGTGACGATGCCGATGTCGTTCATGACTGGTTCGATCGTCGGGAAGAGATTCTACAAGTCGGCGTCTACTAGGGAGGCGGACGACGGGAATGGGTGGTCCGTCATGCTCGATTACCGCACCCTCAAGACGCCCTCCAAGCGTCCGCTCAAGCTCCCAACTCTCGCCCTCGCCCAGGCCATTGCCGCCGAGTGGGAATACCAG CAAACAGATGGAATCAGACCCTTCACAATGCCTATCATGAAGCTTGCTTGTACTGCATTGGAAAGAGTTCCACTCACACGAACAAAAATCATCGAGCATTTGATGAAAAAGCTTCATCAAGATTTGGTCTTTTGTCGCTCTCCTGGAGATAGTGATCTAACAAGCAGAGTCCTTG AACAACAAGTGGAGAAAATGGATCCCTTACTCAATTGGGTGGAATCAGAATTCGGCTTTAAGCCTATAGTGTACTCTAGCTTTTTCGGTGGAAAGCAGGAAGATGGTCTCGTTAGTGCCATTGAAAGCCTTCTGAAGAAAACAAATGACTGTGAATTAGCCGCTATCGATGCAATTGCTGCAGCTGCACACTCTCTGATCATTTCTATCGGGATATTTCATGGGAGGCTGCAAATTGAGGAGGCAATTGAATTGATTAGGCTTGAAGAAGATTTGCAG GTTGATCGGTGGGGGCTGGTTGAAGGTGGCCATGATGTCGATATTGCAGATCTTAAGGTGCAAATCTCATCTGCAGCTGTCTTTCTAGGACTTTCAAGGAGATGA